From Endozoicomonas sp. 8E, the proteins below share one genomic window:
- the glgB gene encoding 1,4-alpha-glucan branching protein GlgB, protein MPNSVEALVGHLLNCHCAEPFNILGFHERPEGGGLLLRVWRPDASAVSVIAFTSGETIGEMVQIAPGLFELVPPECCSVFLYQLMITNKDHQSYTLMDPYQFQSYTLSHVHREPYRNYRYMGAHLVSLHPEEKVSVEGVIFRVYAPNARSVSLVGSFNGWDGRVHPMATSDDGIWCLFLPNVKAGDLYKYEIRSQQGDLLPHKADPYGYYAEQPPGNASIVYDHLNYEWEDSHWKHHSCLDRPVSIYEVHLGSWRQEQGKSLTYKALAEQLIPYVVEMGFTHIELMPLMEHPFTGSWGYQPIGLFAPTSRFGNPDDFKAFVDACHQSGIGVILDWVPAHFPSDPHGLGHFDGTALYEYADPKRGWHPDWQSHIYDYGKPEVKDFLISNAMYWLDRFHLDGMRVDAVASMLYLDYSRSEAEWEPNCMGGNEHIEAVQFLKELNETLYLHYPDQISIAEESTSWPKVSMPTYDGGLGFGYKWNMGWMHDTLGYMARDPIHRYHHHWEMMQSMTYHYSEHFILALSHDEVVHGKGSLLGKMPGDEWRKYANLRAYLGFMFGHPGKKLLFMGSEIGSTREWDHDGQLDWALLNKNHYSQGLSQLVKRLNHLYKSYPALYKSDYDHNGFAWVVADDQQQSVFVFIRKSFSGSPVMVLANMTPEVRKDYRIGVPIEGVWKEILNSDALSFGGSGVANSKVLYTEHFHTHGYDHSLLVTLPPLSTLFLAPDSRAVPVSQDHNF, encoded by the coding sequence ATGCCTAATTCTGTCGAAGCGCTGGTCGGTCACCTGCTGAATTGTCATTGTGCCGAGCCGTTTAATATTCTGGGATTTCATGAGCGTCCTGAAGGTGGTGGCCTGTTGCTGAGGGTCTGGAGGCCCGATGCCAGTGCTGTCAGTGTCATCGCTTTTACTTCCGGTGAAACCATAGGTGAAATGGTTCAGATCGCTCCGGGATTGTTCGAGCTGGTACCGCCAGAATGCTGTTCTGTTTTTCTGTATCAACTGATGATCACAAATAAAGATCATCAGTCGTATACATTAATGGACCCCTACCAGTTTCAGTCTTACACCCTGAGTCATGTCCACCGTGAGCCTTATCGAAACTATCGTTATATGGGCGCGCACCTGGTTTCGTTGCACCCTGAGGAGAAAGTTTCCGTAGAAGGGGTGATCTTCAGGGTCTACGCGCCCAATGCGAGAAGTGTCAGTCTGGTGGGCAGTTTTAATGGCTGGGACGGCAGAGTTCACCCCATGGCCACTTCGGATGACGGGATCTGGTGTCTCTTTCTCCCGAATGTGAAGGCAGGTGATCTCTACAAGTATGAAATTCGCAGCCAGCAAGGGGATTTACTGCCTCACAAGGCCGATCCCTATGGCTACTATGCCGAGCAGCCACCCGGTAACGCTTCCATTGTTTACGATCACCTGAATTATGAGTGGGAAGACAGTCACTGGAAGCATCACTCCTGTCTGGACAGGCCGGTCAGTATCTATGAAGTGCATCTGGGGTCCTGGCGTCAGGAACAGGGTAAAAGTCTCACTTACAAGGCGCTGGCAGAGCAATTAATTCCCTATGTTGTCGAGATGGGATTTACTCATATTGAGCTGATGCCACTTATGGAGCACCCATTCACAGGGTCTTGGGGTTACCAACCGATAGGGCTGTTTGCACCTACCAGCCGTTTTGGCAATCCGGATGATTTCAAAGCCTTTGTTGATGCCTGCCATCAGTCCGGTATTGGTGTCATTCTGGACTGGGTACCTGCTCATTTTCCTTCCGACCCCCACGGTCTGGGTCATTTTGATGGAACAGCCCTTTATGAATATGCTGATCCCAAGAGAGGTTGGCATCCTGACTGGCAATCTCATATCTACGATTATGGAAAACCAGAGGTAAAGGATTTTCTGATCAGCAATGCCATGTACTGGCTGGATCGTTTTCATCTGGATGGTATGCGGGTAGATGCGGTGGCTTCCATGCTCTATCTCGACTACTCCAGGAGCGAAGCGGAGTGGGAGCCCAATTGTATGGGTGGAAACGAGCATATTGAAGCCGTGCAGTTCCTGAAGGAATTGAACGAAACACTCTATCTGCACTACCCGGATCAGATATCGATTGCCGAAGAATCTACCAGTTGGCCCAAGGTTTCCATGCCCACCTACGACGGGGGGCTGGGCTTTGGCTACAAATGGAATATGGGGTGGATGCACGACACCCTCGGCTATATGGCCCGAGACCCCATTCATCGATACCATCATCATTGGGAGATGATGCAGAGCATGACCTACCACTACAGCGAGCATTTTATTCTGGCGCTGTCCCATGATGAAGTGGTGCATGGCAAGGGCAGTCTGCTGGGAAAAATGCCGGGAGATGAGTGGCGAAAGTACGCTAACTTGCGTGCCTATCTGGGCTTTATGTTCGGGCATCCTGGTAAGAAGTTGCTGTTTATGGGGTCTGAGATCGGCAGTACCCGGGAGTGGGATCATGATGGCCAGCTGGATTGGGCACTGCTCAATAAAAATCATTACAGTCAGGGGCTTAGCCAGCTGGTTAAACGATTAAATCATCTGTATAAGTCTTACCCTGCGCTGTATAAGTCGGACTATGACCATAATGGCTTTGCCTGGGTGGTGGCTGACGATCAGCAGCAGAGTGTATTTGTATTTATTCGAAAAAGCTTTTCAGGTTCTCCGGTTATGGTCCTGGCCAATATGACACCGGAAGTCAGGAAAGATTACAGGATTGGAGTGCCCATCGAAGGCGTCTGGAAAGAAATATTGAATTCGGATGCACTGAGCTTTGGTGGCAGTGGAGTTGCTAACAGCAAGGTGCTTTATACCGAGCATTTTCACACCCACGGTTATGATCACTCTCTTTTGGTCACACTACCTCCTTTGTCGACCCTGTTTCTTGCTCCGGATTCTCGCGCTGTACCCGTTTCGCAGGACCATAACTTTTAA
- a CDS encoding glycogen/starch/alpha-glucan phosphorylase — protein MSANKAGRNDVMPVLGSEEIARRVVEHLQQSLGVESEESGPAEYWEALSLVVREMALQRIRATRKREREGKARRIYYLSLEFLIGRLLGNNLHNLGIFKQTEQAMASLGMPLIDILEYEPDPSLGNGGLGRLAACFLDSMTTLDMPAMGYGINYRFGLFRQSFAGGKQVETPDGWREESFPWGIERAKRKQHVKLYGTVREHAGKAVWQDTQEILGMPWDVPVTGYGTETVNTLRLWESRAAHGFDLNSFDAGRYEDSRSQEISAENISQVLYPNDNHPAGKELRLIQQYFFVTCSLADLIHRYKRENSESLERIADKVAIQLNDTHPAIAVAEFMRILMDEEGFAFNRALEITREVFTYTNHTLLPEALEKWPQSLITRVLPRHMQIIHMVNYHFLHSEVEAVWPGDDTMKRRLSIIEEPDRPGDDQMVRMAFLSVVGSRKVNGVAALHSRLVQEKLFPEFHQMWPDKIVNVTNGVTPRRWLDYCNPALAALIDETIEGDWRKDLYKLDALKTHADDLAFQKRFAAIKHDNKKQLAAVIKELCDVDVSPAAIFDVQIKRLHEYKRQQMNLLHIMALYRRLLDNPDLDVPGRVFIFGAKAAPGYKVAKTIIHAINRVADRVNNDRRIKDKLKVAFLPNYRVSLAEKIIPAADVSEQISTAGFEASGTGNMKFALNGALTLGTLDGANVEIAEEVGDDNIFIFGLTVEQVSELRHRGYNPRDVYNCCEELRSVVDWLDCGDLSPEEPHAFRPLVEALLDKGDYFLTLADYQAYSDAHDRIVETWKKPELWWRKAIINSASMGKFSSDRSIQDYSKTIWNMA, from the coding sequence ATGAGCGCAAACAAGGCTGGGCGTAATGATGTAATGCCCGTTTTGGGCAGTGAAGAGATTGCCCGGCGGGTGGTCGAGCATCTTCAACAATCGCTGGGTGTTGAGTCTGAAGAATCCGGGCCTGCAGAGTATTGGGAAGCTCTGAGTCTGGTGGTCCGTGAGATGGCTCTGCAACGTATCCGCGCAACACGCAAGAGAGAGCGTGAAGGCAAAGCCCGGCGCATTTATTACCTGTCGCTGGAATTCCTGATTGGCCGCTTGTTGGGCAACAACCTTCACAATCTGGGAATCTTCAAGCAGACAGAACAAGCCATGGCCAGCCTGGGAATGCCTCTGATTGATATTCTTGAGTATGAGCCTGATCCTTCACTGGGTAATGGCGGTCTGGGAAGACTGGCTGCCTGCTTTCTGGATTCCATGACTACCCTTGATATGCCTGCCATGGGTTACGGCATTAACTATCGATTTGGTCTCTTTCGTCAGAGCTTTGCCGGAGGCAAACAGGTGGAAACGCCTGACGGCTGGCGTGAGGAGAGTTTCCCCTGGGGTATCGAGAGAGCCAAGCGCAAGCAGCACGTCAAACTCTATGGCACCGTAAGAGAACATGCAGGTAAAGCGGTCTGGCAAGATACTCAGGAAATTTTGGGTATGCCCTGGGATGTGCCTGTCACCGGTTATGGCACAGAGACTGTTAACACTTTGCGTCTTTGGGAAAGTCGTGCAGCTCACGGTTTTGATCTGAACAGTTTTGATGCTGGCCGCTATGAGGATTCCCGTTCACAGGAAATCAGCGCCGAAAACATCAGTCAGGTACTCTATCCCAACGATAATCATCCTGCGGGTAAAGAGCTGCGGCTGATCCAGCAGTATTTCTTTGTCACCTGTTCACTGGCTGACCTGATCCATCGCTACAAGCGTGAAAACAGCGAAAGCCTGGAACGTATTGCCGACAAGGTAGCCATTCAGCTGAACGATACCCACCCTGCCATCGCTGTGGCTGAATTCATGCGCATTCTTATGGATGAAGAAGGTTTTGCATTCAACAGGGCACTGGAAATCACTCGTGAGGTGTTTACCTACACTAACCACACTTTGTTGCCAGAAGCGCTGGAAAAGTGGCCTCAGAGTCTGATTACCAGAGTACTGCCCCGCCATATGCAGATCATTCACATGGTCAACTACCACTTCCTGCATTCTGAAGTAGAGGCGGTCTGGCCGGGCGATGATACTATGAAACGTCGTCTGTCCATTATCGAAGAGCCGGATCGTCCGGGGGATGATCAAATGGTTCGTATGGCATTCCTGTCGGTTGTCGGTAGCCGCAAAGTCAACGGAGTTGCTGCCCTGCACTCAAGACTGGTTCAGGAAAAACTGTTTCCTGAATTCCATCAAATGTGGCCTGATAAAATTGTCAATGTGACCAATGGTGTTACCCCAAGGCGCTGGCTGGACTATTGCAATCCGGCATTGGCAGCCCTGATCGATGAGACTATAGAAGGCGACTGGCGAAAAGACCTTTACAAACTCGATGCTTTGAAGACTCATGCCGATGATCTGGCATTCCAGAAGCGTTTTGCGGCTATTAAACATGACAATAAAAAGCAGCTGGCAGCCGTTATCAAGGAACTCTGTGATGTTGATGTAAGCCCTGCTGCCATTTTTGACGTGCAGATCAAGCGTCTCCACGAATACAAGCGTCAGCAAATGAACCTGCTTCACATCATGGCGCTGTATCGTCGACTTCTGGATAACCCGGATCTCGATGTACCCGGGCGGGTCTTTATTTTTGGTGCCAAGGCAGCGCCTGGCTATAAAGTGGCCAAAACCATTATTCATGCCATCAACCGGGTGGCTGATCGAGTGAATAATGATCGCCGTATCAAAGATAAGCTGAAGGTGGCTTTCCTGCCTAATTATCGAGTCAGTCTGGCGGAAAAAATTATTCCTGCTGCGGATGTTTCCGAGCAGATTTCTACGGCCGGATTTGAAGCGTCCGGTACAGGTAACATGAAGTTTGCTCTAAATGGTGCCCTGACCTTGGGTACTCTTGATGGTGCCAATGTCGAGATTGCCGAAGAGGTAGGCGACGATAATATCTTTATTTTTGGTCTTACGGTTGAACAGGTGTCAGAGCTTCGTCACCGTGGCTATAACCCCCGGGATGTCTACAACTGCTGTGAAGAGCTGCGCAGTGTCGTTGACTGGCTGGATTGTGGAGATCTTTCTCCCGAAGAACCCCACGCCTTCAGGCCTCTGGTTGAAGCCCTGCTGGACAAGGGCGACTACTTCCTGACGCTGGCGGATTATCAGGCCTACAGTGATGCCCATGATCGCATTGTTGAAACCTGGAAAAAGCCGGAACTCTGGTGGCGAAAGGCGATCATCAACTCGGCCTCAATGGGCAAGTTCTCATCCGACCGTTCCATTCAGGATTACAGCAAGACCATCTGGAACATGGCTTAA
- a CDS encoding ROK family protein, with protein sequence MRFGIDVGGTKTEIVVLSDSGEMIHRERQPTPDNYPDFLDSIQVLIRVTERQYGPASHIGLCLPGAISPDTGLMKNANTLHLNNQTVAEDLEQRLGRTVKLANDADSFALSEATDGAAAGARSCFGVIIGTGCGGGLVYNGQLVQGPNAIAGEWGHNPLPYYHKHTDGPDQDCYCGRKNCIETFASGTGMAKRFREAHGFSALEIPDAKSVMARVQNADQQAIEHFNHYVDALARALAGVINIFDPEVIVLGGGMSNIEALYTELPEAVAKYVFSDQLNTRIAPAKHGDSSGVRGAAWL encoded by the coding sequence GTGCGATTTGGCATTGATGTGGGTGGCACCAAAACAGAGATTGTGGTGCTTTCCGATAGCGGGGAAATGATCCATCGAGAGCGACAACCTACCCCGGATAATTACCCTGACTTTCTCGATAGCATTCAGGTATTAATCCGTGTCACTGAAAGACAGTATGGACCTGCCAGCCATATTGGTCTCTGCCTGCCTGGCGCTATCAGTCCTGATACAGGCCTTATGAAAAATGCCAACACCCTGCACCTGAACAATCAGACCGTTGCTGAAGACCTTGAGCAGCGATTGGGTAGAACCGTCAAGCTGGCCAACGATGCCGACTCCTTTGCCCTGTCAGAAGCAACCGATGGAGCAGCAGCGGGTGCCAGAAGCTGTTTTGGTGTCATTATCGGGACGGGCTGTGGTGGTGGACTGGTGTATAACGGCCAGCTTGTTCAGGGACCCAATGCCATTGCCGGAGAGTGGGGCCACAATCCTCTGCCCTATTACCATAAGCACACCGACGGTCCGGACCAGGACTGTTACTGTGGCCGCAAGAACTGTATTGAAACCTTTGCATCCGGCACGGGAATGGCCAAACGTTTCCGTGAAGCCCATGGCTTCAGCGCCCTGGAAATTCCTGATGCAAAGTCAGTTATGGCAAGAGTTCAAAATGCTGATCAGCAGGCTATTGAGCATTTCAATCATTATGTTGATGCACTGGCCCGTGCACTGGCCGGTGTCATCAACATTTTTGACCCGGAGGTCATTGTCCTGGGTGGAGGCATGTCGAATATCGAGGCACTGTATACCGAACTTCCGGAAGCTGTCGCAAAGTATGTTTTCTCCGATCAGCTGAATACCCGGATCGCACCCGCCAAACACGGTGATTCATCCGGTGTCAGAGGCGCTGCCTGGCTTTAA
- the amrA gene encoding AmmeMemoRadiSam system protein A — MDLNLTELDKKNLLRLARHTIARICVDGEPPKLDLTQFPARLQAHLASFVTLQKFGQLRGCIGTMIPQKPLIEDIAHNAFASAFRDQRFFPVTENELADLRIEISILTPMTAMNIETEEDLLAQLRPGIDGLLIQGDHHKATFLPQVWEQLTEPEQFLLHLKHKAGLQPHEWPADMECFSYQCLKFKED; from the coding sequence ATGGATCTGAATCTCACAGAACTGGATAAAAAAAACCTGTTACGTCTGGCCAGACACACCATTGCCAGAATCTGCGTTGACGGTGAACCACCCAAGCTTGATTTAACTCAGTTTCCAGCAAGATTGCAGGCCCATCTTGCTTCATTTGTGACGCTTCAAAAGTTTGGCCAACTCAGAGGCTGTATCGGCACAATGATTCCTCAAAAACCCCTGATAGAAGATATCGCACACAATGCTTTTGCCAGTGCGTTCAGGGATCAGCGTTTCTTTCCTGTAACCGAAAACGAGCTGGCCGATCTGCGCATTGAAATATCTATCCTGACGCCCATGACGGCTATGAACATTGAGACTGAAGAAGATCTTCTGGCGCAGTTACGCCCGGGGATTGATGGCCTGTTGATCCAGGGGGATCATCACAAAGCCACTTTCCTTCCCCAGGTATGGGAACAACTGACCGAACCTGAGCAGTTTCTCCTTCACCTCAAACACAAAGCCGGACTTCAGCCTCATGAATGGCCCGCAGATATGGAGTGTTTTTCTTATCAATGTCTCAAGTTCAAAGAAGATTAA
- the glgX gene encoding glycogen debranching protein GlgX: MKKTIVMTDISVSAGCPELQGATRVNDDFLPTAEHEATGVNFAVYAPDASQLHLCLFSQNDEEKRLAMMPSDQGVWHLLVKGIEVGQLYGFRAEGAWSPSISPRFNSHKLLMDPYTREVRGRVQWSEALFDYQWHAPSEDNTYRVKRFSSANSAEQWLKSELDSAAFMPRCVVREQTFDWQSVKKPAISKADSIVYELHVKGFTQQHPDVPEALRGTYLGLCHPSVIDYLKRLGVTAIELLPVTSLVNEERLENMGLRNYWGYNPLCMMAPEPSLAIKDPVTEMKTMIRELHRAGIEVIMDVVYNHTCESGHDGPSLSMRGLAERDYYLMDNHNGRLSAVNYTGCGNTLNFDSPQTLKLAMDALRLWAEEYQVDGFRFDLAPALARQHRAFRYDSAFFRAVHQDPVISRTKLIAEPWDIGPEGYRLSGFPQAWQEWSDRFRDSIRAYWRGDGGRLAEMGWRITGSEDVFGRRRPFASINYICSHDGFTLNDLCSFEERHNHANGEENRDGDQHNFSRNYGVEGETEDRHIKARRLRARKNMLATLMLSRGTPMLTAGDEFGNSQQGNNNAYCQDSPLSWLDWSWMQNSEDDGAVIQSFVRQLISLRKTHSLLGGAGGRRATAWYSPDGSKLTEAQLGQLDGGCLCIRMASLVTPQDEKSLYILINNAEQPRKVTLPQVEPHKYWTRLLDTGSESPFFREALLTRGWIKMEANSLVVIEERR; this comes from the coding sequence GTGAAAAAAACGATTGTGATGACAGATATTTCTGTTTCTGCGGGGTGTCCCGAGCTGCAAGGGGCAACACGGGTTAATGATGATTTCCTGCCAACAGCTGAGCATGAAGCAACAGGTGTTAACTTTGCCGTCTACGCCCCTGATGCCAGTCAACTCCACCTTTGCCTGTTCAGCCAGAATGATGAGGAAAAAAGGCTGGCAATGATGCCTTCTGATCAAGGGGTGTGGCATCTTCTGGTAAAAGGAATTGAGGTCGGTCAGCTTTATGGCTTTCGTGCCGAAGGAGCTTGGTCGCCTTCTATTTCTCCCCGGTTTAACAGTCACAAACTGTTGATGGACCCTTATACCCGAGAAGTGCGGGGAAGGGTCCAGTGGTCGGAAGCGTTATTTGACTACCAGTGGCATGCCCCCTCTGAAGACAATACTTACAGGGTAAAGCGTTTTTCATCGGCAAACAGTGCTGAACAATGGCTCAAGAGTGAGCTGGACAGTGCCGCCTTCATGCCACGATGTGTTGTGAGAGAACAGACTTTCGACTGGCAGTCCGTTAAGAAGCCCGCTATTTCCAAAGCCGACAGTATCGTTTATGAACTGCATGTAAAAGGGTTTACACAGCAGCATCCGGATGTACCGGAAGCATTGAGAGGCACTTACCTGGGGCTATGCCATCCCAGTGTGATTGACTACCTCAAAAGGCTGGGAGTTACCGCAATTGAGTTGCTTCCGGTGACCTCTCTGGTCAATGAAGAACGCCTTGAAAATATGGGACTCAGGAATTACTGGGGATATAACCCTCTCTGTATGATGGCTCCGGAACCTTCACTGGCGATCAAGGACCCGGTCACTGAAATGAAAACTATGATTCGTGAGCTGCACAGGGCGGGTATCGAGGTTATTATGGACGTGGTTTACAACCACACCTGTGAATCAGGCCATGATGGTCCCAGCTTGAGTATGCGTGGTCTGGCAGAACGTGATTACTATCTGATGGACAATCATAATGGTCGTCTGTCTGCCGTCAACTATACGGGCTGTGGCAACACTCTGAATTTTGACAGTCCCCAGACCCTGAAGCTGGCCATGGATGCGTTGCGTCTTTGGGCAGAAGAATATCAGGTTGATGGTTTCCGCTTTGACCTGGCTCCTGCACTTGCCAGACAACATCGAGCGTTCCGCTATGACAGCGCCTTTTTCCGCGCTGTACATCAAGACCCGGTTATTTCCCGCACTAAATTAATTGCAGAACCCTGGGATATTGGCCCCGAAGGTTATCGACTGTCCGGATTCCCACAGGCGTGGCAGGAGTGGAGTGATCGATTCAGGGACAGTATACGAGCTTATTGGCGTGGCGACGGAGGAAGGCTGGCAGAGATGGGCTGGCGGATAACCGGTTCTGAAGATGTATTTGGTAGACGTCGTCCATTCGCCAGTATTAACTACATTTGCAGCCACGATGGCTTTACCCTCAACGACCTCTGCTCCTTCGAGGAGCGTCATAATCATGCCAATGGCGAGGAGAACAGGGATGGCGACCAGCACAACTTTTCGCGGAATTATGGCGTCGAGGGAGAAACGGAAGATCGTCATATCAAAGCGAGAAGGTTGAGGGCTCGAAAAAACATGCTGGCAACACTGATGCTTTCCCGGGGGACGCCCATGTTGACGGCCGGTGATGAGTTCGGTAACAGCCAACAGGGTAATAACAATGCTTACTGTCAGGACTCGCCTTTATCCTGGCTGGACTGGAGCTGGATGCAGAACAGTGAAGATGATGGTGCTGTTATACAGTCATTTGTCCGGCAGCTGATATCCCTTCGAAAGACTCACTCCCTGCTGGGTGGTGCCGGTGGTCGCAGAGCTACGGCCTGGTATTCGCCGGATGGCAGTAAGCTGACGGAAGCACAACTGGGGCAACTGGATGGGGGTTGTCTCTGCATCAGGATGGCGTCACTGGTCACCCCTCAGGATGAAAAAAGCCTCTACATTTTGATCAATAATGCAGAGCAGCCCAGAAAAGTGACTTTGCCTCAGGTTGAACCCCATAAGTACTGGACCCGCCTTTTGGATACTGGTTCGGAATCACCTTTTTTCAGGGAAGCCCTGCTTACCCGGGGCTGGATTAAGATGGAAGCAAACTCACTGGTGGTTATTGAAGAGCGACGGTGA
- the amrS gene encoding AmmeMemoRadiSam system radical SAM enzyme: MMNGIRQSPPDYFPTEYWHSLEDGRIQCDVCPRACKLREGQQGLCFVRARHQDQIVLTSYGRSSGFCIDPIEKKPLNHFLPGTPVLSFGTAGCNLACKFCQNWDMSKSREMDTLADQAVPGQLAQAALATGCRSLAFTYNDPVIFLEYARDVALAAREQGIRSVAVSAGYICEAPREAFFQYMDAANIDLKAFTESFYKKICGGSLQPVLETLKYLKHETEVWFEITTLLIPGENDSDHELNSMCEWIVEHLGVDVPIHFSAFHPDWKMMEHSHTPADTLTRARNIAIKKGIRYAYTGNVHDSQGGSTWCHNCGQLLIERDWYQMGVWNLKSGCCNRCGEKQAGVFEELPGDWGSKRIPVRMKS, from the coding sequence ATGATGAATGGAATTCGTCAATCTCCACCTGATTATTTTCCCACTGAGTACTGGCACAGTCTCGAAGACGGTCGAATTCAGTGTGATGTCTGCCCCAGAGCCTGCAAGTTAAGAGAAGGTCAGCAGGGGCTTTGCTTTGTCAGAGCCCGGCATCAGGATCAGATTGTTTTGACCAGTTACGGGCGCTCCAGCGGTTTTTGCATTGACCCCATAGAAAAGAAGCCACTGAACCACTTTTTACCCGGCACTCCGGTGTTGTCATTTGGCACAGCAGGTTGCAATCTTGCCTGCAAGTTTTGCCAGAACTGGGATATGAGCAAGTCCAGGGAAATGGATACTCTGGCCGATCAGGCCGTGCCCGGACAGCTGGCTCAGGCTGCGTTGGCAACGGGCTGCAGAAGTCTGGCTTTTACCTACAATGACCCGGTTATTTTTCTGGAGTATGCCAGAGATGTGGCGCTTGCCGCTCGTGAGCAGGGTATCCGCTCTGTCGCCGTCAGTGCCGGTTATATCTGTGAAGCCCCCAGAGAAGCCTTCTTTCAATATATGGATGCAGCCAATATTGACCTGAAAGCATTCACTGAGTCTTTCTACAAAAAGATTTGTGGTGGGTCTTTGCAGCCCGTGCTGGAAACTCTGAAGTATCTAAAGCATGAGACAGAGGTATGGTTTGAAATAACCACTCTGCTGATTCCCGGAGAGAATGATTCCGATCATGAGCTTAACAGTATGTGTGAATGGATCGTTGAACATCTGGGGGTTGATGTGCCTATACATTTCAGCGCATTTCATCCTGACTGGAAAATGATGGAGCACTCTCACACACCCGCTGACACCCTTACCAGAGCAAGAAATATCGCAATCAAAAAAGGCATTCGTTATGCCTACACCGGCAATGTACACGACAGTCAGGGGGGGAGTACCTGGTGTCATAACTGCGGGCAATTGTTGATTGAGCGAGATTGGTATCAGATGGGTGTCTGGAACCTGAAGTCGGGTTGCTGCAATCGCTGTGGTGAAAAGCAAGCCGGTGTTTTTGAAGAGCTGCCCGGTGACTGGGGAAGCAAAAGAATTCCTGTGAGAATGAAGTCCTGA
- the amrB gene encoding AmmeMemoRadiSam system protein B has protein sequence MNIRQPAVSGVFYPDQPELLKTVVNNLMSEATERELSPKVLIVPHAGYVYSGAVAASGYKQLQTYRSKIKRVVLLGPSHQVAFEGIALPDCEAYSTPMGDIPLDTDTIKSLSRFNQVHTLDAAHVNEHSLEVQCPFLQSTLDSFKLIPLVVGDASPFAVAEVIDFLWGGDETLIVISSDLSHYLSYEEANQRDSLTTRAIEQMSGCLTGGQACGSYPLNGMLKIAQRRGMEVVTLDVRNSGDTAGDKKRVVGYGAYVIQ, from the coding sequence ATGAATATTCGACAACCCGCTGTGTCTGGTGTTTTCTATCCCGACCAGCCAGAACTGCTGAAAACCGTTGTCAATAACCTGATGTCCGAAGCCACTGAGAGAGAACTGTCGCCTAAAGTCCTGATCGTACCTCATGCCGGATACGTCTACTCCGGAGCTGTTGCCGCATCCGGCTATAAACAGTTGCAGACCTACCGCAGCAAAATTAAAAGAGTGGTATTGCTAGGTCCATCTCATCAGGTCGCGTTTGAAGGGATAGCCCTTCCGGACTGCGAAGCTTACTCAACCCCCATGGGCGACATTCCACTGGATACCGATACCATCAAAAGTCTGAGTCGGTTCAATCAGGTACATACGCTGGATGCAGCTCATGTCAATGAGCACAGTCTGGAAGTCCAGTGCCCCTTTCTGCAGAGCACACTGGACAGTTTCAAGCTGATTCCCCTGGTCGTGGGTGATGCCTCGCCATTCGCCGTTGCCGAGGTTATAGACTTTCTCTGGGGCGGCGATGAAACCCTGATTGTCATCAGCTCAGACCTCAGTCACTATCTCAGCTATGAAGAAGCCAACCAGCGTGACAGTCTGACCACCAGAGCAATAGAACAAATGAGCGGATGTCTGACCGGAGGACAGGCCTGCGGCAGCTATCCTCTCAATGGTATGCTGAAAATAGCTCAGCGCAGGGGCATGGAAGTCGTGACTCTGGATGTCCGAAACTCCGGCGATACGGCAGGTGATAAAAAACGGGTCGTGGGATATGGAGCCTATGTTATCCAGTAA